CCTCTTTTCTACTGTCCTGCTTATATTTTAGGTATATTCAGGATTCTCAAACATTAACTGAATGATCAGTCTATCGTACACCACCTGATACTACTCTCTCTGCATGTTCTATCAGCTTCAGAGCCATGCCTTTTCCATGTCCCACTAGCTTCTATTGTCTCAACATTGCTCCTCAccgctagattgtaagctctcccgAGCAGGTCCCTCTTTACCCTTTGTCTTACGTCTTCACCCCCTTCATCAATATCATCTGTACTTGCTCTCTTTTATGTGCAACTGTATTTTGTTCAGTTTGTAACTCTGGCTGTCTGCAGCTGAGTTTTGTGACACCTTACAAATACACAATGAGGATTATGATGATTTTGGGCTTGTCTGAAAATCCAGCTGACTGTTGGTCTATGCATGTGGTCATATATCGTGTGTCAACTGTActaaaagccccccccccccccccatgggaaTCTAGTGCTCGGCTCATCCGCAGGTGTTTAAGCTGGAAACAAACACTGCTGCGTGTGTGGCAAGCTATACTCTGCAGCTTTTCATTTTTTGTGTGTTGAAAATAGTGTAGATAAGCGGGTAAATGGATTTTCCAGAGAAAAATTAAGGAATGGGAAGAAAAGAGAAAGTTAGGGAAAATTTCAATACCCAAGTATTGTAATTTTCTCACAACAGACCCACATGATTATATATGGTAAACGTTCCATGGCAGTTACAACATAGAAACTTGGGGAATACTAAATATCTGCATATATCTTCTTAAACCAACTCTGTTCCTGCAAATCATTGTACAAGATCCTCCCTGTTTGTAAAATTGAGGCTAAAGCctcaattaaatataaaataaaatataatataaaatatagcagAGGTAGGGTACATTCATCTTTGCAAAGATTGAAGGATATGAAATaacaaacccccccaaaaaattgggTTTGATAAGTCAAACCTAAGGTGAAACAGCTCTAGCTacagcacagaaaaaaattatttctacAAACAAATACATGTAGCCAGCATTAAGGTTATACTTTGATGAAAACATATTGCAATTCTTGTCAATGGTGAAATGTATATCCTGAATCCAAGTATATCAGGGACAGGCTCTGAGATGGGTTTCTAATTGTGATAACGTAACCGCAGTCTATTGAGGATATTGTATTAATGTAGTGTCAGACCTTGGATGCAGACTGTCAGTCTTATTGTATACTTTCTTCAGTTCATTCGTCCAACAAGCCTGATTGTAAAATTCTAGAATCCGAAAATGCGGAAGCAGCAAATCCTCTTAGTCCAGCAACAGTTTTGGTGTTAAGCAAAAGAGACACAGGATTAATATTGGAGCAGAGAGAGCAGTTGAGCAGCTAACTGTAGCATCTCTGGAAGCCAAAACTTGCCGACCCTTAAGTGGCTGAGGTGGTCGGAAATTGTGTGTCATTTTTAGAAGAGCCTCTCCTTGAGCAGTGAAATGAGCTGTGTCTGTCAGGATTCGATgctgcaaagaaaataaaatatgtattatctGTGATGGATGCTTATAACTGAAGTAATCAGTTCTCCAACTGTTGGATTATTACTCTCATAGATCATACTGTAAATCCAATAAAAACAACACAGAGCCTACCTATCTTTTGAAACTGTCTGTCAGcacacatacatcatcatcattaacatttatttatatagtgccagcaaattccgtagcgctttacaattgggaacaaacattaataagacaatactggtaatacatacagacagagaggtaagagaaccctgctcacaagcttacaatctataggacaatgggagtttgaaacacaagggcgtgtgccacatcatattgcacactggaacAGCTAGAATggaaaggtaaaagtattgagtgggatgtgtgtgtgcAAATGTTGGTCAGAtaattgttgtcttgtgttagctgtgtagagggtggtaatagggtaacctagggagattaagatggtggttgaggaatatcataagcttgtctgaagaggtgagttttcagagaacgcttgacgCTTTGGActggaggaaagtcttactgtgcgagggagggataGTTATTTTTACGTATACAATGATTTATTAATGTAAACAATTTTATGACTTTTTTCAATGTTGAAAATTCTATAtaattcacaaattgcttttcgtaCTCCTTCTGAAGATTTTACCTGTGCTCGACTGATACTGACTGGCTGCTCAAACACTGTCCAGATCACAGCCTCCGAGCAGTCAGGAGTTGTGAGAGAGCCTTGGTATCGATAATACTGAGACAGCTTGTCATGGGGTGGTAAGAGGTTATCCAAAGGAAATGTTGACATCAGCTCTATGTAATCTCCTGTAAGTTAAATTTGaataataacagaaaaaaattataaatttagATAACAGATTGTCCTAAATGAAGGAAACCAGAATTCTCATCTGCAAACAGACCCTTATTGGTACTCCTAAAAATTGCCTTAAAacattatattgatttattttttaacagttttgCATATACTGACCTTCTATTGACACATTCTTCATAGCAGAAACCAAAGTGCTATAACTGAGGTTATCAGTCTCTCCAACCTAAACACAAAGCAGTGTCACACACAATCCAGAGAAATAAAGATACTCATATATAAACCTTGTGCATATGTCTTACCTCAATCAGGACACCTAGAACAGCTAAACCCTGGGGGTCCTTCTTGGCCTCAGCTATGCTGTTGTATTTGGCATTCATGTGAACTATATGCAGCTGAGGACAGAGAAACAAATTACccagtttttttttaccaaaaactATTCACCTCTTTTTAGAAGACAATAATTGGAAAAGTGTTTTAGTACTCCAGTAACCTGACCTAGCAATATGAGATCTATTTAAAAtatgactgcacatgtttaggGTTTAAGAAATTTAAACATCACATATTTAAAGTTGTACATACCTATCACAGTAATGGCACTGAGATTCTGACCTTATTAACGTGGTACAAGTAGGTGTAAGGGGGAAAAAGATAACAACATGGACAAACATTGGGAACACCTAACATGTTAGAACAGATATGAAGATTTTCTTTTCAATTTTTCAAATATCTCAGACATACAAATGATACAATTCTGATACCTACAAATATCAAAATGATATAGAGGTGttacataatttataaattgcTAAATTTATATTTTCACTCAATGCAATTGCCCCTTTCAAGATACTGCAGGACTCGCACCTTGTATCCAGTGCAGTGCCAGTGCTAGGGtgcatggcgccctaggcattttgtaaaaatcggcgccccccctgcaaaaatcggcgccccccctgcaaaaatcggcgcccttctccctccctcctccccgtctttccttaccttgaatcaccaccgccgcctctctgctccgtctcctcccctccactcactgacactgtcgggctgtgatgatgatgtcacggcccgacagtcagtgagtggaggggaggagacggagcagagaggcggcggtggtgagcaatagcctcttcccccctccctgtggctgtatctgcatgctgtgcggcagccgtgacaggtatggtcagcggtcgccgtacagttttaaagtaatgttcattctgtggcgcctccaggtgccctccagagcccggcgccctaggcaagtgcctaaccttgcctaatgggagcgccgggcctgatccaGTGCCTGGAACTGCTATTGTTTCCCTGTTTGTCACCTCTTTCCTCCACATGCGCTGACATATCATAATTGTTGGCCATTCATACTGCGATATTCCGTTGATACTGGCAGTTCGCCCAATGTGGTCACATGTCTAGCCCCAAAATGACCATGATGTACTTATAGGATCATTACCAGGCATTTTGGTAAATGAGTATGGAAGATAACAGTGTATCGGCCTGTGTGTCATCTACAGGCCCCAGTCATGTTGGACTACTTCAGACCCCAATGATGTCGGAAGTTATTTGTCCACTTGGTTCAAGAGCTGAATACCCAGATCTTGTCCAACTTGACCTCCCTCTCCCCATTGTGTGACCAAATTGTACTGTGACCATGTCACTCAGCTTCCAGGCATACTTACAGCATGTGTTGCCAGTTTAAGTCTCACTGATTGCCAGTCGTTCTGATATTGCAATGTCAGCAGGAATGTAACTAGGAATATTTGTGCCCTTGGCAAAGAATTTTGCATTTATGGTGCTTGCAAAATGTTAGGCCAACACCCCTTTTTCCCATGCCATACCCCTCTTTACTCATGCTGGTATAATATAACATTTGTTAAAGTATTCTGGGAGTGGCACTGACCAGATgttcatatataaataattacgtatttttttggggggttatgcTTCCTCTTTCACCTGATATTTATTTTCCTATATGACACTATGCCACTTCCTCAACTTATCTTGTCTGTGCCGTAGACTCCTGCTGCCCCTCCTAGTTACAACCGGGAGGACTGAATAGAAGTAATAGTAGTTACTACTGTAGTTTTGATCGACAGTAGCACAGTCAATCAGTTTGACCCAGAGCTATAGCACTACAGCCTTGAAATTTTCATAGCATCAGGCTCATGGAAGACATTTTCCCATGACAACCAGAGAAGTAAAAACAGACAGCAAGCATATGGTGAGTTAGTGTTGGCAAAATACTAATTATGGGCTTTGTGACAGGATGTACCGCCtaggccaccctgtctgttgtcggtggggaccggctgggcttactttgcaaccgccccctttctttatcccaaatacgcccctcctgtcgcaataggaggagcctgctgccaccactaggctcctacaccagtacctagaactgcttccttctgggtaactctcgctgctagggtacccccttgctggcacacctgacctcttgccttcagatcagggttgctgtggatggttcccccctggcctatcacactggagctgcaggtagcaggcaaaactttggtactggaatgctgggtccacctcagaacaaccggagaacagattagaatTAGATGtactctgtaggtcacaggaatttacaacagggtaagtaggcatcaaagcaggttcttgaggcaaaattatgttttattagctcaagtgttctaataaggacagttacagtcACTAGCCGAAGGTACTAGTGACATTcatggaatgatacatttcagtgcacAACAGCtctatttttatacagttctTGACACACGTCAGCAAGGGGTAACGCCGCCCCCTGATCTTAGATGGTTCCAAgaagttttaaatatttcagacttcaggatgtgagatgttctttaaacttagattttaaatgcaatttatacttaacaaaatttacacttacccTGCGCTATTaccattaaataaatttataccataagttatttataagtgatccagccacaggctACATTCTGGCACAATGGCTACCTCACAGCACTAGAGCCATGGGTTTATTCCAACCTGGGCACCCTCTGTGTGgtatttgtatattctccccatgttcgcatgttttattttagtttatcatCCTGTGTATGTTTACTACAAAAGTTATACTTCAGATAGAGTCAAGGGGTACAGTACTTGGGTTCCATTTCTACAAGGTgtcaaggtgtgtgtgtgttagggaatttaggctgtaagctccaatacagactgatgtgaatggttgcatattctctgtatagtgctgcataatatgattggccctttataaataaaaggttaTAAGGTAATGCAATAAAAGTTGGAAAGGTAATGCAAAGCagcattacatttattataaaaagaaaCAACTTTCAAAACTAATCtgaatgttattttttaaaacatttaaatatataaggaGATGCGTGATGTATATTTAACCAAATATGGTGGATTTTgaataaatgtacagaaattagtGGTTATCTAGTGTAAACAATGACACTTTAGGGTACTTGGTAATCATTTACCAGAACATTAGGATACACATTAAAATAAAGCTAAGCTTCTCCTGATCACCTAAGGACTCTCATCCTGCTGACCTTGTACTGCAGCTGCTTCTTGTGCCATTTAAAGAAGCTGCTTAAAGCAAATAAGATCTCAAGCTATGAAGCCACCTATTGGAGTTTCCCTATCAATGGAGAGCAATGGATTTTTCTTCCTGAATTGAATAAGCAGATCTACTTAAGGGGTGTATCCTGAAGATTCATATCACTTAAGGTGTTAAATTGGTTTCATATTGTTTTTTCACTAAATAAGTGTATTCACAAATGAGATGTCGGTTAAACACTATTATGTAAATCTTCACCTTTCTCTTTTGGTGTGctatttgtcttttgcaacaagTTGCTGTTTATATACTtacactatattatttttttctcttctattttGTATGATAAATTCACTACATGTGAGTAAgatttgtctttttaaaaaagaaaaattaatgttCAATTTAAAGTATGCAATCCGTTTGTACACAGAAGGTATAGTGCCAAATTGATGTGTATGATATCAGTATAAACATTTTGTTCATTTTTAGGGAACAGTGAAAACCCTTTTATACATTGTAGGCTGCCATAGAGCGCTCTAGAGTGGTTCCACAATATACCATTTTGATTGGTACACATTAAAAGAAGTTGAGGAACCCTATTCTATCTAATCTATAATCATATTGTGTAATTAATTAACTTAGTACTATATAACCCTGTAGTGCTGGTAAACTACTCTACAAATATCGGATGTCTGATCAGAATAGAAGAGGAAGCAAGAAGGGAGAAAGGTACCTCCAGTGGGAACTGCTTCCCATCAACTGTATGTTCTGATCCATCCTTAGTGGGACTTCCCCAGTGGAAGTGGAATTGTAAAGCCTGGTATGTGTTGGGTAGTCCTGCTCCACTGATACTAATGTGCCCAGAGAGACTGAGCAAAACTGTAGAGAGTAACAGACAATGCAGAGCAGTCAGTATACATCTAATTTCAGACCATCATGACTGAAGCAGGGTGCCAGTACAACATGGAAGAGTAAAAACAGACCAGAGAATATGAGGATATGTTGAATTTACATTGTATGTGGTAGAACACAACAATTGCCACTAAATGTTACTTCACCAGAGAGAGGAAGTAAGAAGGGCAAAACATCTTGGAGAAAATGCCTCACCTGAGTGTCCATCATTCATGAGCTTCCATCGGCCAGAAGGCGCATGATCATAACCCTGGAAAGTGATGTTGCTTAGGTGGCTGTCTTTCTTTACTTTGGCCTTTTCAATGTTAATTGGAGACTGATGTTCTCCCCCACAGTTGTGATTAATGTCTTTCCAATGCTCAGGACCTGGCCccaatgaacaagaaatcatATGGATCATTGCCATGTAGAGTTGCCCAATCTCAGTTTAAGAGACGATTATTTTTAGGTGCACCTTGCCTTTGCTTTT
The Mixophyes fleayi isolate aMixFle1 chromosome 1, aMixFle1.hap1, whole genome shotgun sequence DNA segment above includes these coding regions:
- the LOC142157107 gene encoding carbonic anhydrase 15-like, which codes for MKIFQLCMTLIIVPLIIQASGGGQWCYSSQNPKCGPEHWKDINHNCGGEHQSPINIEKAKVKKDSHLSNITFQGYDHAPSGRWKLMNDGHSVLLSLSGHISISGAGLPNTYQALQFHFHWGSPTKDGSEHTVDGKQFPLELHIVHMNAKYNSIAEAKKDPQGLAVLGVLIEVGETDNLSYSTLVSAMKNVSIEGDYIELMSTFPLDNLLPPHDKLSQYYRYQGSLTTPDCSEAVIWTVFEQPVSISRAQHRILTDTAHFTAQGEALLKMTHNFRPPQPLKGRQVLASRDATVSCSTALSAPILILCLFCLTPKLLLD